A region of Streptomyces sp. NBC_01264 DNA encodes the following proteins:
- a CDS encoding alkaline phosphatase family protein produces MASYSAAQSWQDEPELLDLAGAPVPHYGTGSLADLLPTLVAGQGVPGFEASIAELTPADRNCVFLVDGMGWEQIKAHPDEAPYLTSLLATSRGGTGRPITAGFPATTATSLASVGTGLPPARHGLPGYTVRNPATGELMNQLRWHPWTPPKPWQPYPTVFQQADAAGVATAQVSSPAFQTTPLTKVALSGGTFLGRMTGEERMDLAAERLGAGDRSLVYTYYSELDGAGHRHGVDSDAWRGQLMYVDRLVQRLAEQLPPRTALYVTADHGMVDVPFDEDSRIDYDDDWELGAGVALLGGEGRARHVYAVPGAEADVLTVWREVLGDRFWVASRAEALELGWFGAPGECDERVLGRIGDVIAAAQADVAITASRAEPNESALAGMHGSMTPAEQLVPLLEIRS; encoded by the coding sequence ATGGCGTCGTACTCCGCCGCGCAGAGCTGGCAGGACGAGCCCGAGCTCCTGGACCTGGCCGGCGCCCCGGTGCCGCACTACGGCACCGGCTCGCTCGCCGACCTGCTGCCCACCCTCGTGGCCGGCCAGGGCGTACCCGGCTTCGAGGCCTCGATCGCCGAGCTGACCCCGGCCGACCGGAACTGCGTGTTCCTCGTCGACGGCATGGGCTGGGAGCAGATCAAGGCCCACCCGGACGAGGCCCCGTACCTCACCTCCCTCCTGGCGACCTCGCGCGGCGGCACCGGCCGCCCGATCACCGCGGGCTTCCCGGCGACCACCGCCACCTCGCTGGCCTCGGTCGGCACCGGCCTGCCGCCCGCGCGGCACGGCCTGCCCGGCTACACCGTGCGCAATCCCGCCACCGGCGAACTGATGAACCAGCTCCGCTGGCACCCGTGGACCCCGCCCAAGCCCTGGCAGCCGTACCCGACCGTCTTCCAGCAGGCCGACGCGGCCGGGGTGGCGACGGCGCAGGTGTCCTCGCCCGCCTTCCAGACCACCCCGCTGACGAAGGTCGCGCTGAGCGGCGGCACCTTCCTCGGCCGGATGACCGGCGAGGAGCGCATGGACCTCGCGGCCGAGCGGCTCGGAGCCGGCGACCGTTCCCTGGTCTACACGTACTACAGCGAGCTCGACGGGGCCGGCCACCGGCACGGCGTCGACTCCGACGCCTGGCGCGGCCAACTGATGTACGTGGACCGCCTCGTCCAGCGCCTCGCCGAACAACTCCCCCCGCGCACGGCCCTCTACGTGACGGCCGACCACGGCATGGTGGACGTCCCCTTCGACGAGGACTCCCGCATCGACTACGACGACGACTGGGAACTCGGCGCGGGCGTGGCCCTGCTGGGCGGCGAGGGGCGGGCCCGGCACGTGTACGCCGTACCCGGCGCCGAGGCCGACGTCCTGACCGTCTGGCGCGAGGTGCTCGGCGACCGCTTCTGGGTCGCGAGCCGCGCGGAAGCCCTGGAACTGGGCTGGTTCGGGGCGCCGGGCGAATGCGACGAGCGGGTCCTCGGCCGCATCGGCGACGTGATCGCCGCCGCCCAGGCCGACGTGGCGATCACCGCCTCGCGCGCCGAGCCCAACGAATCGGCCCTCGCGGGCATGCACGGCTCCATGACCCCGGCCGAGCAGCTCGTCCCGCTGCTCGAAATCCGCTCCTGA
- a CDS encoding DUF5998 family protein: MAKSGTTTQGLRTAIERSGYYPALVAEAVEAAVGGEPISSYLVHQETTFDSNEVRRHVTVLVLTGNRFIVSHTDEQAADAGSPSPYATTSTESVKLASISSVVLSRVVANPESYTPGTLPREVVLTIGWGAVSRIDLEPAACGDQNCDADHGYTGNSTADDLSLRVSEAGDGPEAVRQTLVFAQALSEATAATSTPAR, encoded by the coding sequence ATGGCGAAATCCGGTACGACGACCCAGGGGCTGCGCACGGCGATCGAGCGCAGCGGCTACTACCCGGCCCTCGTGGCCGAGGCCGTGGAGGCCGCGGTGGGCGGCGAGCCGATTTCGTCGTACCTGGTCCACCAGGAGACGACCTTCGACTCCAACGAGGTGCGCCGGCACGTCACCGTGCTGGTCCTGACCGGCAACCGCTTCATCGTCAGCCACACCGACGAGCAGGCCGCCGACGCCGGTTCCCCGTCGCCGTACGCGACCACCTCCACGGAGTCGGTCAAGCTGGCCAGCATCTCCTCCGTGGTGCTCAGCCGCGTCGTCGCCAACCCGGAGTCCTACACCCCGGGCACCCTGCCCCGCGAGGTCGTCCTGACCATCGGCTGGGGCGCGGTCTCGCGCATCGACCTGGAGCCCGCCGCCTGCGGCGACCAGAACTGCGACGCCGACCACGGCTACACCGGCAACTCCACCGCCGACGACCTCAGCCTGCGCGTCAGCGAGGCCGGCGACGGCCCGGAGGCGGTGCGCCAGACCCTGGTCTTCGCGCAGGCACTCAGCGAAGCGACTGCGGCCACCTCCACCCCCGCCCGCTGA